The Maylandia zebra isolate NMK-2024a linkage group LG7, Mzebra_GT3a, whole genome shotgun sequence genome contains a region encoding:
- the LOC106674467 gene encoding uncharacterized protein LOC106674467 isoform X2: MPTITPNFCKEPSLQIKGKYLLVKFSLPGSTNLVLMDSAGVEVDSDIFDELLKSSQVSFSVFTEECSDNSVAGSSSDHTSSLELSPSPASGGSSSGSDTTIILESTKARKRQLIEGPPDSNTARNIIRAALYSKPDGDQVFKEYEKTNCLSDTTRRRMVNILVADMVESHGRIPPVSVRIMYALGITTLFPNLKDPDSKNGYEHFYDHQSGSGYLAWRLKTVQRNSTEEMKKSKSAFQDSPRLFATSQQMRDSCRVMNARKLCQ; this comes from the exons ATGCCTACAATTACTCCGAATTTTTGCAAGGAG CCTTCACTGCAGATCAAGGGCAAATACT tgCTGGTGAAATTCAGTTTGCCAGGTTCTACCAATTTGGTCCTGATGGATTCTGCGGGAGTGGAAGTGGATTCGGACATATTTGATGAACTTTTGAAGTCATCTCAGGTGTCTTTCAGTGTCTTCACTGAAGAATGCAGTG ACAACAGTGTTGCAGGGTCTTCTTCAGATCACACATCTTCATTAGAGTTGTCACCGTCACCTGCATCAGGAGGATCATCATCAGGTTCAGACACAACAATAATACTCGAATCTACCAAAGCTCGGAAAAGACAATTAATTGAAGGACCTCCTGACAGCAACACTGCAAGAAAT ATCATCAGAGCAGCCTTGTATTCAAAGCCAGATGGTGATCAAGTATTTAAGGAATATGAGAAAACAAACTGCCTCTCTGATACTACAAGAAGAAGGATGGTGAACATCCTTGTGGCAGACATGGTAGAGAGTCATGG GAGGATCCCACCAGTAAGTGTCCGCATTATGTATGCACTTGGGATTACAACCTTGTTCCCAAACTTGAAGGACCCAGATTCAAAGAATGGTTAT GAACATTTCTATGATCACCAGAGTGGTTCTGGTTACCTGGCATGGAGATTGAAAACTGTGCAGCGCAACTCTACTGAAGAGATGAAGAAATCAAAGTCAGCTTTTCAAGACAGCCCAAGACTCTTCGCAACTTCGCAACAAATGCGAGACAGTTGTCGGGTGATGAATGCAAGGAAGCTATGTCAGTGA
- the LOC106674467 gene encoding uncharacterized protein LOC106674467 isoform X4 → MLVPVEFKGMSKWVRVPKTDDAYNYSEFLQGVLVKFSLPGSTNLVLMDSAGVEVDSDIFDELLKSSQVSFSVFTEECSDNSVAGSSSDHTSSLELSPSPASGGSSSGSDTTIILESTKARKRQLIEGPPDSNTARNIIRAALYSKPDGDQVFKEYEKTNCLSDTTRRRMVNILVADMVESHGRIPPEHFYDHQSGSGYLAWRLKTVQRNSTEEMKKSKSAFQDSPRLFATSQQMRDSCRVMNARKLCQ, encoded by the exons ATGCTGGTTCCTGTCGAGTTTAAGGGAATGAGCAAATGGGTCAGGGTACCAAAGACAGACGATGCCTACAATTACTCCGAATTTTTGCAAGGAG tgCTGGTGAAATTCAGTTTGCCAGGTTCTACCAATTTGGTCCTGATGGATTCTGCGGGAGTGGAAGTGGATTCGGACATATTTGATGAACTTTTGAAGTCATCTCAGGTGTCTTTCAGTGTCTTCACTGAAGAATGCAGTG ACAACAGTGTTGCAGGGTCTTCTTCAGATCACACATCTTCATTAGAGTTGTCACCGTCACCTGCATCAGGAGGATCATCATCAGGTTCAGACACAACAATAATACTCGAATCTACCAAAGCTCGGAAAAGACAATTAATTGAAGGACCTCCTGACAGCAACACTGCAAGAAAT ATCATCAGAGCAGCCTTGTATTCAAAGCCAGATGGTGATCAAGTATTTAAGGAATATGAGAAAACAAACTGCCTCTCTGATACTACAAGAAGAAGGATGGTGAACATCCTTGTGGCAGACATGGTAGAGAGTCATGG GAGGATCCCACCA GAACATTTCTATGATCACCAGAGTGGTTCTGGTTACCTGGCATGGAGATTGAAAACTGTGCAGCGCAACTCTACTGAAGAGATGAAGAAATCAAAGTCAGCTTTTCAAGACAGCCCAAGACTCTTCGCAACTTCGCAACAAATGCGAGACAGTTGTCGGGTGATGAATGCAAGGAAGCTATGTCAGTGA
- the LOC106674467 gene encoding uncharacterized protein LOC106674467 isoform X1: protein MLVPVEFKGMSKWVRVPKTDDAYNYSEFLQGVLVKFSLPGSTNLVLMDSAGVEVDSDIFDELLKSSQVSFSVFTEECSDNSVAGSSSDHTSSLELSPSPASGGSSSGSDTTIILESTKARKRQLIEGPPDSNTARNIIRAALYSKPDGDQVFKEYEKTNCLSDTTRRRMVNILVADMVESHGRIPPVSVRIMYALGITTLFPNLKDPDSKNGYEHFYDHQSGSGYLAWRLKTVQRNSTEEMKKSKSAFQDSPRLFATSQQMRDSCRVMNARKLCQ, encoded by the exons ATGCTGGTTCCTGTCGAGTTTAAGGGAATGAGCAAATGGGTCAGGGTACCAAAGACAGACGATGCCTACAATTACTCCGAATTTTTGCAAGGAG tgCTGGTGAAATTCAGTTTGCCAGGTTCTACCAATTTGGTCCTGATGGATTCTGCGGGAGTGGAAGTGGATTCGGACATATTTGATGAACTTTTGAAGTCATCTCAGGTGTCTTTCAGTGTCTTCACTGAAGAATGCAGTG ACAACAGTGTTGCAGGGTCTTCTTCAGATCACACATCTTCATTAGAGTTGTCACCGTCACCTGCATCAGGAGGATCATCATCAGGTTCAGACACAACAATAATACTCGAATCTACCAAAGCTCGGAAAAGACAATTAATTGAAGGACCTCCTGACAGCAACACTGCAAGAAAT ATCATCAGAGCAGCCTTGTATTCAAAGCCAGATGGTGATCAAGTATTTAAGGAATATGAGAAAACAAACTGCCTCTCTGATACTACAAGAAGAAGGATGGTGAACATCCTTGTGGCAGACATGGTAGAGAGTCATGG GAGGATCCCACCAGTAAGTGTCCGCATTATGTATGCACTTGGGATTACAACCTTGTTCCCAAACTTGAAGGACCCAGATTCAAAGAATGGTTAT GAACATTTCTATGATCACCAGAGTGGTTCTGGTTACCTGGCATGGAGATTGAAAACTGTGCAGCGCAACTCTACTGAAGAGATGAAGAAATCAAAGTCAGCTTTTCAAGACAGCCCAAGACTCTTCGCAACTTCGCAACAAATGCGAGACAGTTGTCGGGTGATGAATGCAAGGAAGCTATGTCAGTGA